Proteins encoded by one window of Simiduia curdlanivorans:
- the nfuA gene encoding Fe-S biogenesis protein NfuA, producing MVNVTITESAQKYLQELLEKQNTPGIAIRMFVSSPGTPQAETCIAYSRPGDDRDADVEVNYEGFNAYFEEKSLPYLDEAKVDYAADKMGGQLTIRAPNSKMPKINDDSPIEDKINYVLFNEVNPGLASHGGVVSLSHITEDMYAVLKFGGGCQGCSAVDVTLKEGVEKTLIERVPALKGVRDMTDHSDKSNAYYD from the coding sequence ATGGTTAACGTTACGATTACAGAGTCCGCTCAAAAGTATTTGCAAGAATTGCTCGAAAAGCAAAATACCCCCGGTATTGCAATTCGCATGTTTGTCTCCAGCCCCGGCACGCCGCAGGCAGAGACCTGTATCGCCTATTCGCGCCCGGGCGACGATCGCGATGCCGATGTCGAGGTCAATTACGAAGGTTTTAACGCCTATTTCGAAGAGAAGTCGCTGCCCTATTTGGATGAGGCGAAGGTGGATTACGCCGCCGATAAGATGGGCGGCCAGCTCACCATTCGCGCGCCTAACTCAAAAATGCCTAAAATTAACGATGACAGCCCGATCGAAGACAAGATCAATTACGTGTTATTTAACGAGGTGAATCCCGGTTTGGCTTCACACGGTGGTGTGGTGAGCTTGTCGCACATTACCGAAGATATGTACGCCGTATTGAAGTTCGGTGGTGGTTGTCAGGGCTGTAGTGCAGTAGACGTAACCCTGAAAGAGGGTGTTGAGAAAACGCTAATAGAGCGCGTGCCGGCGTTAAAAGGCGTGCGCGATATGACCGATCACAGCGATAAGAGCAACGCTTATTACGACTAA
- a CDS encoding nitrite/sulfite reductase encodes MYVYDSYDHHIVRERVAQYRRQTERYLAGDLTNEEFLPLRLQNGLYIQRVAPMLRIAVPYGLLNSQQLRKLAHITREYDKGYAHFTTRQNIQLNWPQLEDVPDILEELADVQMHAIQTSGNCIRNTTSDQFAGVAPDEILDPRPYCEIIRQWSTFHPEFAFLPRKFKIAVCGSAQDRAAILVHDIGLQLVLNDQGEVGFRVFVGGGLGRTPVIGSTIRDFLPQEHLLSYLDAILRIYNLIGRRDNKYKARIKILVKALGPETFAEKVETEWAQIRDSESTLTQAEIDRAKSFFTLPAYQSFDQTAVTATLDAQKAEHKAFGKWLERNVKPHKQPGYAAVVLSLKPTGVAPGDVTDKQLEAIADLADQYSFGEVRATHEQNVVLADVPQAQLFDVWQQAKANGFATPNIGTLTDMICCPGGDFCSLANAKSIPVAEAIQRRFDDMDYLYDLGDLTLNISGCMNACGHHHVGHIGVLGVDKKGEEFYQVQLGGSASNDATLGTVLGPSFSRADMPDVIQKILDVFVEHRTAEELFLDTYRRIGVTPFKERVYAKAS; translated from the coding sequence ATGTACGTTTACGACTCCTACGATCACCATATCGTGCGCGAGCGCGTCGCACAGTATCGCCGACAGACCGAGCGCTACTTGGCCGGCGACCTAACTAACGAAGAATTTTTGCCCTTGCGCCTGCAGAACGGGCTCTATATCCAGCGCGTTGCGCCCATGTTGCGTATTGCCGTGCCCTACGGGTTACTGAACAGCCAACAATTGCGTAAGCTCGCCCACATTACCCGCGAGTACGACAAGGGCTATGCGCATTTCACCACCCGTCAAAACATCCAATTAAACTGGCCCCAGCTCGAAGACGTACCCGACATTCTCGAAGAGCTGGCCGATGTACAGATGCACGCCATTCAAACCAGCGGCAACTGCATTCGCAACACCACCTCAGATCAGTTCGCCGGTGTGGCGCCGGATGAAATTCTCGACCCTCGGCCCTATTGCGAAATTATCCGCCAGTGGTCCACCTTTCACCCCGAGTTCGCCTTCCTACCGCGCAAGTTCAAAATTGCGGTGTGCGGCTCTGCGCAGGATCGGGCCGCCATCCTCGTACACGACATTGGCTTACAGCTGGTCCTCAACGATCAGGGCGAGGTCGGCTTTCGCGTCTTCGTGGGCGGCGGCTTAGGCAGAACCCCGGTGATCGGCAGCACTATTCGCGATTTTCTGCCGCAAGAGCATCTTCTGTCTTATCTCGACGCCATTTTGCGCATCTACAACCTAATTGGCCGGCGCGACAACAAATACAAGGCGCGCATCAAGATTCTTGTGAAAGCCTTGGGCCCTGAAACCTTTGCCGAAAAAGTTGAAACCGAGTGGGCACAGATTCGCGATAGTGAATCCACCCTAACGCAGGCCGAAATTGATCGCGCCAAAAGCTTTTTTACCCTGCCCGCTTATCAAAGTTTTGATCAGACGGCCGTAACCGCAACACTAGACGCCCAGAAAGCGGAACACAAAGCCTTTGGCAAATGGCTAGAGCGCAACGTAAAGCCGCACAAGCAACCCGGCTACGCAGCCGTGGTCTTGTCTCTCAAGCCCACCGGTGTTGCGCCTGGCGACGTTACAGACAAGCAGCTTGAAGCCATTGCAGATTTAGCCGACCAATACAGCTTTGGCGAAGTGCGCGCCACCCACGAGCAAAATGTCGTGCTCGCCGATGTGCCCCAAGCGCAGTTGTTTGACGTGTGGCAGCAAGCCAAAGCCAACGGCTTTGCAACGCCCAATATCGGCACACTCACCGACATGATTTGCTGCCCCGGCGGCGACTTTTGCTCGCTGGCAAATGCCAAATCAATCCCAGTGGCCGAAGCCATACAGCGCCGCTTTGACGACATGGACTACCTCTATGATCTGGGCGACCTGACGCTGAATATTTCTGGCTGCATGAACGCTTGCGGCCACCACCATGTTGGCCATATCGGTGTCTTAGGCGTGGATAAAAAAGGCGAAGAGTTTTATCAAGTACAACTCGGCGGCTCCGCCAGCAATGACGCCACCCTCGGCACTGTGCTAGGCCCGTCGTTCAGCCGTGCTGACATGCCAGACGTGATTCAGAAAATTTTAGATGTGTTTGTCGAACACAGAACCGCTGAAGAATTATTTTTAGACACCTACCGCCGTATTGGTGTAACCCCGTTTAAGGAGCGCGTTTATGCCAAAGCTAGTTAA
- a CDS encoding DUF2970 domain-containing protein, which yields MTEEKTDKPNFFNIVLSTMAAAFGVQSKRNQERDFKGGNIYHYIVAGILFTVIFIVTVTLVVQSVLQANGL from the coding sequence ATGACCGAAGAAAAGACCGACAAGCCCAACTTTTTTAACATCGTGTTAAGCACCATGGCCGCGGCATTTGGCGTACAAAGTAAGCGCAATCAAGAGCGAGATTTTAAAGGCGGGAACATCTATCACTACATAGTGGCGGGTATTTTGTTCACTGTGATTTTCATCGTCACGGTTACCCTTGTGGTGCAATCCGTATTGCAAGCCAATGGCCTATAA
- a CDS encoding MarR family winged helix-turn-helix transcriptional regulator, with protein MADKEFHVHNSFAFWISRLAQRMQEQFNRSLKEHGLTWQQWALLNVMFHGLAKTPAQVADHLGADRSTVTRMLDRLEKQSLVLREHDGLDRRVVKIFLTKDAESLVKILNKIAEKHQAEFLSELPSTEYRGLRGSLVKMLRAGGLDVSSLWRQVS; from the coding sequence ATGGCAGATAAGGAATTTCATGTTCACAACAGCTTCGCCTTTTGGATTAGTCGCTTGGCTCAGCGGATGCAGGAGCAGTTTAATAGATCATTAAAAGAACACGGGCTTACATGGCAGCAGTGGGCGTTGTTGAACGTCATGTTCCATGGCTTAGCCAAAACACCGGCGCAGGTTGCCGACCACTTAGGGGCCGATCGCTCCACAGTCACTCGGATGTTAGATCGTCTAGAAAAGCAAAGTCTGGTGCTGCGTGAGCACGATGGTTTGGATCGTCGCGTAGTGAAGATTTTCTTAACCAAAGACGCTGAGAGCCTAGTAAAAATCTTGAATAAAATTGCCGAAAAACATCAGGCAGAGTTTCTTTCTGAGCTGCCTTCTACTGAATACCGTGGCTTGCGCGGCAGTCTCGTGAAAATGCTTCGCGCCGGAGGATTAGATGTGAGCTCCCTTTGGCGCCAGGTGTCTTAG
- the metH gene encoding methionine synthase: protein MSLSRSALLKQAIAQRILILDGGMGTLIQTHKLQEADYRGERFADYHQDIGGNNDLLTLTQPHIIADIHAAYFEAGADIVETNTFNATQVSQADYDMQSLAWELNHASAALARKVADEFTARTPHKPRFVAGVLGPTSRTCSISPDVNDPGARNITFDELVTNYLEATDGLVKGGADIILIETIFDTLNAKAAVFAVKTYFDREAIELPIMISGTITDASGRTLSGQTTEAFYNSLAHAKPLSIGLNCALGAKELRPYVKELSRIANCYVSAHPNAGLPNEFGEYDETPDEMVAVVEEFAESGFVNIIGGCCGTTPGHIRAIANAMAKHPPRQIPEIEPACRLSGLEPFNITKDSLFVNVGERCNVTGSAKFKRLIINENYAEALEVALEQVENGAQVIDINMDEGMLDAQAAMVRFLNLIAGEPDIARVPIMVDSSKWEIIEAGLKCVQGKPLVNSISLKEGETEFIHRANLCRLYGAAVVVMAFDEDGQADTQARKIEICKRSYEVLVNKVGFPPEDIIFDPNIFAVATGIEEHNNYAVDFIEASRWIRANLPHAGVSGGVSNVSFSFRGNNPVREAIHSVFLYHAIKAGMNMGIVNAIQLAVYDDLPAELRDKVEDVILNRNAEATETMLSIADKYKGDGTGDGPKKEDLEWRSWPVSKRMEHALVKGISTFIEEDTEAARQEANKPIDVIEGPLMDGMNVVGDLFGAGKMFLPQVVKSARVMKQAVAYLNPFIEAEKCEGAKSNGKILMATVKGDVHDIGKNIVGVVLQCNNFEVVDLGVMVPCEKILQNAIEQNCDIIGLSGLITPSLDEMVTVAREMERQKIKLPLLIGGATTSKAHTAVKIEPQFKQDQVVYVADASRAVGVATQLLSAELKPQLVEKTRDEYVKVRERNAGRKARGTVLGYQEAIKAGPQYDWDNYTPPAPAFTGTKVFDDYPLTELIETIDWTPFFISWDLAGKYPRILEDEVVGEAARNLFADAQAMLKKIVDEKLLQARAVVGFWPANRVNGDDVALYADASRTNVLATQHHIRQQNKKPGDIHPNMSLADFVAPVGHQDFVGGFVVTAGIGAEELAKDYQAKQDDYNAIMVKALADRLAEAFAEHMHRRVRTEFWGYAPNENFSNEDLIKESYQGIRPAPGYPACPDHTEKATLFNVLDATNATGVELTEHFAMFPAAAVSGWYFSHPKARYFNTGKIGKDQVESLAERKMMTLQTAERWLQPVLDYEPN from the coding sequence ATGTCTTTATCTCGCAGCGCCCTACTGAAACAAGCCATCGCCCAACGTATCCTGATTCTGGATGGTGGCATGGGCACCTTGATCCAAACCCACAAACTGCAAGAAGCCGATTACCGGGGCGAGCGCTTTGCCGACTACCATCAGGATATTGGCGGCAACAACGACCTTTTGACGCTGACCCAACCGCATATCATCGCCGATATTCACGCCGCCTACTTTGAGGCTGGCGCCGATATCGTCGAAACCAACACCTTTAATGCCACCCAAGTGTCTCAAGCCGACTACGACATGCAGTCGCTGGCTTGGGAGCTGAACCACGCCTCGGCGGCGCTGGCGCGCAAGGTGGCCGATGAGTTTACCGCCCGCACGCCGCACAAACCGCGCTTTGTCGCCGGCGTGCTAGGCCCAACCTCGCGCACCTGCTCTATCTCGCCCGACGTCAACGACCCAGGCGCGCGCAACATCACCTTCGACGAGCTAGTGACTAACTACCTAGAAGCCACAGACGGCTTGGTTAAAGGTGGCGCCGATATCATCTTGATCGAAACCATCTTCGATACCTTAAACGCCAAGGCAGCGGTATTTGCGGTAAAAACCTACTTCGATCGCGAGGCCATCGAGCTGCCCATCATGATCTCGGGCACCATCACCGATGCCTCTGGCCGCACCCTTTCAGGCCAGACCACGGAAGCCTTCTATAACTCTCTCGCCCACGCCAAGCCCTTATCGATTGGCTTGAACTGCGCCTTGGGTGCGAAGGAGCTGCGCCCCTATGTTAAAGAACTGTCGCGCATCGCCAACTGTTATGTCTCCGCCCACCCAAATGCCGGCTTGCCGAATGAGTTTGGCGAATACGATGAAACCCCAGACGAGATGGTGGCGGTGGTTGAAGAATTCGCCGAAAGCGGCTTCGTCAACATCATTGGCGGCTGCTGTGGCACCACCCCTGGCCATATCCGCGCCATTGCCAATGCCATGGCTAAACATCCGCCGCGCCAGATTCCCGAGATAGAGCCAGCCTGCCGGCTCTCGGGTTTAGAGCCCTTCAACATCACCAAAGATTCGCTCTTCGTTAACGTGGGCGAGCGCTGTAACGTCACGGGCTCGGCCAAGTTCAAGCGTTTGATTATCAACGAAAACTACGCCGAGGCCTTGGAAGTTGCCCTCGAACAAGTGGAAAACGGCGCTCAAGTTATCGATATCAACATGGACGAAGGCATGCTCGATGCCCAAGCCGCCATGGTGCGCTTCTTAAACCTGATCGCCGGCGAGCCAGATATTGCCCGGGTGCCGATTATGGTGGATTCCTCTAAATGGGAAATCATCGAAGCCGGCCTTAAATGTGTACAGGGCAAGCCGCTGGTAAATTCCATCAGCCTTAAAGAAGGCGAAACAGAGTTCATCCATCGCGCCAACCTATGCCGCCTCTACGGTGCTGCCGTGGTGGTCATGGCCTTTGATGAAGACGGCCAAGCCGATACCCAAGCGCGCAAGATTGAAATCTGTAAGCGCTCCTACGAGGTGCTGGTAAACAAAGTTGGCTTCCCGCCGGAAGACATCATCTTCGACCCCAATATTTTTGCCGTGGCCACAGGCATTGAAGAACACAATAACTACGCTGTGGACTTTATCGAGGCAAGTCGCTGGATTCGTGCCAACCTGCCGCATGCAGGTGTGTCGGGCGGCGTGTCTAACGTGTCTTTCTCTTTTCGCGGCAACAACCCCGTACGCGAAGCCATTCACTCCGTTTTCCTGTACCACGCCATTAAGGCCGGTATGAACATGGGCATCGTCAATGCCATCCAATTGGCCGTGTACGACGACCTTCCCGCCGAGCTACGCGATAAGGTTGAAGACGTTATCCTCAACCGCAACGCTGAAGCCACAGAAACCATGCTCTCCATCGCCGATAAATACAAAGGCGACGGCACTGGTGATGGCCCGAAAAAGGAAGACCTCGAGTGGCGCAGCTGGCCCGTGTCCAAACGCATGGAACACGCCTTGGTGAAAGGCATTTCAACTTTTATTGAAGAAGATACTGAAGCCGCGCGCCAAGAGGCTAACAAACCCATCGATGTGATCGAGGGCCCGCTCATGGATGGCATGAACGTGGTGGGCGATCTATTCGGCGCCGGCAAAATGTTCCTGCCGCAAGTGGTGAAATCCGCCCGCGTCATGAAGCAGGCCGTTGCCTACTTGAACCCTTTCATTGAGGCAGAAAAGTGCGAGGGCGCCAAATCCAACGGCAAAATCCTTATGGCAACGGTCAAGGGCGATGTGCACGATATTGGCAAGAACATCGTCGGCGTGGTTTTACAGTGCAATAACTTCGAAGTGGTCGACTTGGGCGTTATGGTGCCCTGTGAAAAAATCCTACAAAACGCCATCGAGCAGAACTGCGACATTATTGGCCTGTCTGGCCTGATCACCCCATCGCTCGATGAAATGGTGACAGTGGCGCGGGAGATGGAGCGTCAAAAGATTAAACTACCTCTGCTTATCGGTGGTGCCACCACTTCGAAAGCCCATACCGCGGTAAAAATTGAGCCGCAATTTAAACAGGATCAAGTGGTGTATGTGGCCGATGCCTCGCGCGCAGTGGGGGTGGCAACCCAACTACTTTCAGCCGAGCTTAAGCCGCAGCTGGTGGAAAAAACCAGAGACGAGTACGTCAAAGTACGCGAGCGCAACGCCGGCCGCAAAGCCCGCGGCACCGTACTTGGCTACCAAGAAGCGATCAAGGCAGGCCCCCAATACGACTGGGATAACTATACCCCACCCGCGCCCGCCTTTACCGGCACCAAGGTGTTCGACGATTACCCGTTAACAGAGCTGATAGAAACCATCGACTGGACGCCCTTCTTCATCAGCTGGGATTTAGCCGGTAAATACCCGCGTATTCTCGAAGATGAGGTGGTTGGCGAGGCGGCGCGCAATCTGTTTGCCGATGCCCAAGCCATGCTGAAAAAAATTGTCGATGAAAAACTGCTGCAGGCTCGCGCCGTGGTTGGCTTCTGGCCGGCAAACAGAGTAAACGGCGACGACGTAGCGCTCTACGCCGATGCTAGTCGGACTAACGTTTTGGCGACGCAGCACCACATACGCCAGCAAAACAAGAAGCCCGGCGACATTCACCCGAACATGTCCTTGGCAGACTTTGTCGCACCCGTAGGCCACCAAGATTTTGTCGGTGGATTTGTGGTTACTGCCGGTATTGGTGCCGAGGAACTAGCCAAGGACTACCAAGCGAAACAGGACGATTACAACGCCATTATGGTTAAAGCGCTGGCGGATCGCTTGGCTGAAGCCTTCGCCGAGCACATGCACCGACGCGTGCGCACCGAGTTCTGGGGCTACGCGCCGAATGAGAACTTCAGCAATGAAGACTTAATCAAAGAGTCCTACCAAGGTATACGCCCAGCGCCAGGCTACCCGGCCTGCCCTGATCACACCGAGAAGGCAACGCTGTTTAATGTATTGGATGCCACCAACGCAACCGGCGTCGAATTGACCGAACACTTCGCCATGTTCCCGGCGGCGGCTGTATCCGGCTGGTACTTTTCGCACCCGAAAGCGCGCTATTTCAATACTGGCAAGATAGGCAAAGATCAGGTGGAGAGCCTGGCTGAGCGCAAGATGATGACCTTGCAAACGGCCGAGCGCTGGCTCCAACCGGTGCTCGATTACGAGCCCAATTAA
- a CDS encoding DUF934 domain-containing protein has product MPKLVKDSAIIECQRVLIAKDAAFSDIQPTHIVPLELWLANRDACKALGVDAVWIDSEQTAEALADDLNSLALIAIHFPTFMDGRGFSIGRLLRERMKFKGEIRAFGNVIQDQMHFLMRCGFNAMDLRPGTNLEAAIQSLQDFSEHYQAAVVQPKPLFRRRA; this is encoded by the coding sequence ATGCCAAAGCTAGTTAAAGATAGCGCTATTATTGAATGCCAGCGCGTACTAATAGCAAAGGATGCGGCTTTTAGCGATATACAGCCAACCCATATTGTTCCGCTCGAACTCTGGCTCGCCAACCGCGATGCCTGTAAAGCACTAGGTGTGGATGCAGTCTGGATCGATAGCGAGCAAACGGCTGAAGCGCTGGCCGATGATTTGAACAGCCTTGCGCTGATCGCTATCCACTTCCCAACATTCATGGACGGCCGCGGCTTCTCCATCGGAAGACTGCTTAGAGAGAGAATGAAATTTAAAGGTGAAATTCGCGCCTTTGGCAATGTGATTCAAGATCAAATGCATTTTCTCATGCGCTGCGGATTTAACGCGATGGACCTGAGGCCAGGCACCAATTTAGAAGCCGCGATACAATCGCTGCAAGATTTCAGCGAACACTACCAAGCAGCGGTGGTCCAGCCCAAGCCGCTATTCCGGCGCAGAGCTTAA
- a CDS encoding 3-deoxy-7-phosphoheptulonate synthase encodes MTNRAVDDLNVVSQEILISPDALKTELPLTDAALKSVTEGRQTIRNILDRKDHRVFVVIGPCSIHDVEAAKDYARRLKVLAEEVSDTLYIVMRVYFEKPRTTVGWKGLINDPYLNDSFKIQEGLHIGRQLLLDIAELGLPTATEALDPISPQYLQDLIAWSAIGARTTESQTHREMASGLSSSVGFKNGTDGSLTVAINALQSVANPHRFLGINEQGQVSIIHTAGNPYGHVVLRGGNDKPNYDSVSVAMCEKELSAAKIPANIMVDCSHANSNKKHELQILVLDNIANQIVEGNKSIIGVMVESNIGAGNQKMTADKADLKYGVSITDACIDWESTEACLRSMHAKLKDVLPKR; translated from the coding sequence ATGACAAACCGCGCAGTAGATGATTTAAACGTCGTATCGCAAGAGATATTAATTTCCCCCGATGCCCTGAAAACCGAGCTACCGCTGACCGACGCTGCGTTAAAGTCTGTCACCGAGGGCCGCCAAACCATCCGCAATATTCTCGATCGTAAAGATCACCGCGTGTTTGTGGTTATTGGCCCCTGCTCTATTCACGACGTCGAAGCCGCCAAGGACTATGCCCGGCGCTTGAAAGTGTTAGCCGAGGAAGTGTCGGATACCCTCTATATCGTCATGCGTGTCTATTTCGAAAAGCCCCGCACCACCGTGGGCTGGAAAGGTTTAATCAACGACCCCTACCTGAATGACTCCTTTAAGATTCAGGAGGGTTTACACATTGGCCGGCAGTTGCTGCTCGATATCGCCGAACTCGGGTTGCCCACCGCCACCGAAGCGCTAGACCCCATTTCACCCCAGTACCTGCAGGATTTGATCGCTTGGTCAGCCATCGGCGCGCGCACCACGGAATCGCAAACACACCGGGAAATGGCCAGTGGCCTGTCTTCCTCTGTCGGCTTTAAGAATGGCACCGATGGCTCCTTAACCGTCGCCATCAACGCCCTGCAGTCGGTTGCCAACCCGCACCGCTTTCTAGGTATCAACGAGCAGGGTCAAGTATCGATCATCCACACCGCGGGCAACCCCTACGGCCACGTGGTATTGCGCGGCGGCAACGACAAGCCCAACTACGACTCGGTCAGCGTCGCCATGTGCGAGAAAGAGCTCAGCGCCGCGAAAATACCGGCCAATATCATGGTCGACTGCAGCCACGCTAACTCCAACAAGAAACACGAACTGCAAATATTGGTATTGGATAACATCGCCAACCAAATCGTCGAAGGCAATAAGTCGATCATTGGCGTAATGGTGGAAAGTAACATTGGCGCCGGCAATCAAAAGATGACTGCCGATAAAGCCGACCTGAAATACGGAGTATCGATTACCGATGCCTGTATCGACTGGGAATCTACCGAAGCTTGCCTGCGCTCCATGCACGCCAAGCTAAAAGACGTATTGCCCAAGCGCTGA
- a CDS encoding cation:proton antiporter: protein MEPSVFQSFFLIFTGAAVVATIALYTRQPLLVAYIALGMIMGPFGLEFITNIELISEISRVGIVFLLFLLGLDMQPKALFSVLKQATHIGLISSAVFACAGYAIGWLFGFSHIENLIIGMAMMFSSTIIGIKLLPTTVLHHKHTGDLMVGLLLLQDFLAIICLMILLSGDLGKVDLATMGKTFLALPLVAFAAWAFVKWGLLKLMQSFDRFHEYIFLVAIGWCMGLAELSESLGLSAEIGAFIAGITLATSPISQYIAISLKPLRDFFLIIFFFSIGARFNLDLLPSVAVSAIAMAAMVLILKPVSYRILLRHHSEQNRLAWDIGFRLGQISEFSLLIAFVAFNASLIGEKASTLIQATAIITFLVSSYIVIFNYPNPIAVSDKLRRD, encoded by the coding sequence ATGGAACCCAGTGTATTCCAGTCCTTTTTTCTCATTTTTACCGGCGCAGCGGTGGTGGCCACTATCGCTCTCTATACACGCCAACCGCTGTTAGTTGCCTATATTGCCCTCGGCATGATTATGGGCCCCTTTGGCTTGGAATTTATCACCAACATTGAACTGATCAGCGAAATTTCAAGAGTAGGCATTGTTTTTCTGTTATTCCTGCTCGGCCTCGATATGCAACCCAAGGCGCTCTTCTCGGTGCTGAAACAAGCCACGCACATTGGTTTAATTAGCTCCGCCGTCTTTGCCTGTGCAGGCTACGCCATCGGCTGGCTGTTCGGCTTCAGCCATATCGAAAATCTTATTATCGGCATGGCCATGATGTTTTCTAGCACAATCATCGGCATTAAATTATTACCCACTACCGTACTACACCATAAACACACCGGCGATTTAATGGTGGGGCTATTATTGCTGCAAGATTTCCTCGCCATCATTTGCTTAATGATCTTATTGAGTGGCGATTTAGGCAAAGTCGATTTAGCCACCATGGGTAAAACCTTTCTCGCTCTTCCCCTTGTCGCCTTTGCAGCCTGGGCCTTTGTTAAATGGGGCCTACTGAAACTCATGCAGTCATTTGACCGCTTTCACGAATATATCTTTCTCGTCGCCATAGGCTGGTGCATGGGCCTAGCAGAACTTTCTGAAAGCCTTGGTCTATCGGCGGAAATAGGTGCATTTATTGCCGGCATCACCTTGGCTACCAGCCCAATCTCACAATATATTGCGATCAGCCTAAAGCCGCTGCGCGACTTCTTTTTGATTATTTTCTTTTTCTCTATCGGTGCGCGCTTCAATCTAGACCTGCTACCGTCGGTGGCGGTAAGCGCCATCGCAATGGCAGCCATGGTTTTGATATTGAAGCCGGTGAGTTATCGCATCTTATTGCGACACCACAGCGAGCAAAACAGACTGGCGTGGGATATCGGCTTTCGCTTGGGGCAAATCAGTGAATTTAGCTTACTCATTGCCTTTGTTGCATTTAATGCATCGCTGATTGGCGAGAAAGCATCGACCCTGATTCAGGCCACGGCCATCATTACCTTTTTGGTGTCGAGTTATATAGTGATATTTAATTATCCAAATCCCATCGCAGTTTCAGATAAACTGCGACGAGACTGA